Proteins found in one Thermoanaerobaculia bacterium genomic segment:
- a CDS encoding nucleotidyltransferase family protein: MKSSVTKVDPLRLAELCRRWGIRELALFGSALREDFGPDSDVDLLVDFEPETVLGFRVFDLERELSELFGGRRIDLVPRKFLNPRLRQRVLAEAQTQYAA, from the coding sequence ATCAAGAGTTCAGTTACGAAGGTCGACCCATTGCGTCTGGCGGAGCTGTGTCGACGCTGGGGGATTCGCGAGCTCGCCCTCTTCGGCTCGGCGCTACGGGAGGATTTCGGGCCCGACAGTGATGTGGACCTGCTGGTCGACTTCGAGCCCGAGACGGTGTTGGGTTTTCGCGTCTTTGACCTCGAGCGGGAGCTCTCGGAGCTCTTCGGTGGGCGACGGATCGACCTCGTGCCGCGAAAGTTCCTGAACCCGCGCCTGCGGCAGCGAGTGCTCGCCGAAGCCCAGACCCAATATGCAGCATGA
- a CDS encoding M23 family metallopeptidase, producing MKNVLPALALLLAMQVTPAPGATTSGTSVRPGSIVRWAGEGIVECRQGERRFAPIGGTCYFPIDLLATGTIEVERRTAAGAAGSEKRRLTVASYPYPTESLTGVEEKYVSPPAAELARIEREQKETAAVFARATPIAFELPLGAPLAALPEGGRFGARRIFNGVSKSPHGGTDFKAAPGTLVYAPADGIVALASGQYFAGNAVYLDHGDGLVTMSFHLSEVLVETGARVKRGQPIGKVGATGRVTGPHLHFGVRWRGAKVDPQLLLADPATWPAISP from the coding sequence ATGAAGAACGTCCTCCCCGCACTGGCGCTGCTCCTGGCGATGCAGGTCACTCCGGCGCCTGGAGCCACGACATCGGGCACCTCCGTCCGGCCGGGGTCGATCGTGCGCTGGGCGGGCGAGGGGATCGTCGAGTGCCGGCAGGGCGAGAGGCGCTTCGCGCCGATCGGCGGCACCTGCTACTTCCCCATCGATCTGCTGGCGACCGGTACGATCGAGGTCGAACGCCGGACGGCGGCGGGCGCTGCGGGAAGCGAGAAGCGCCGGCTCACCGTGGCGAGCTACCCCTATCCGACCGAGTCACTCACCGGCGTCGAGGAAAAATACGTCTCGCCGCCGGCGGCCGAGCTGGCGCGGATCGAGCGCGAACAGAAAGAGACCGCGGCGGTCTTCGCGCGCGCCACGCCGATCGCCTTCGAGCTGCCGCTCGGGGCGCCGCTCGCGGCGCTCCCGGAGGGCGGCCGCTTCGGCGCCCGCCGGATCTTCAACGGCGTGTCCAAGAGCCCCCACGGTGGCACCGACTTCAAGGCCGCGCCGGGCACCCTCGTCTACGCTCCGGCCGACGGCATCGTGGCGCTCGCCTCGGGTCAGTACTTCGCCGGCAACGCGGTCTATCTCGACCACGGCGACGGCCTCGTCACCATGAGCTTCCATCTCTCGGAGGTCCTGGTCGAGACCGGTGCCCGGGTGAAACGCGGTCAGCCGATCGGCAAGGTCGGCGCCACCGGCCGGGTGACCGGACCGCATCTCCACTTCGGCGTGCGCTGGCGCGGCGCCAAGGTCGACCCGCAGCTCCTCCTCGCCGACCCGGCGACCTGGCCGGCGATCAGCCCTTAG
- a CDS encoding metallophosphoesterase family protein, translating into MRRRSFGLLLLLLLTTPALPAQSLTAKSDIVATIVRGPYLQRTASDSAVLRWRTDAATDSWAGWGEVAGVYDQTTSAVPRVTEHAVELSGLTAGTLYYYAVGTTQTVLAGGDAAHSLRTAPLAGDGEPLALWVIGDCGATSLPLCGGATTANAAQVRDSYAFWTDHATPDLWLMLGDNAYCSGTDAEFQMAVFDVYPEELATVAAWPVFGNHDGVSSDSATQTGPYFDMFSLPSAAEAGGVASATEAYFSYESGDLHVVQLDSAESDSTPGSPMLVWLAADLAANARPWTIVAFHHPPYTKGTHDSDNPADSGGIMERMRENVLPILEAHGVDLVLTGHSHGYERSFLIDGHYGPTGTFVPATMLKRGGDGDPAGDGPYTKAPGPHAGTVYVVAGNGSRAEGTIAPWPALAVGLSELGSLSIEIAGNQMDVRMLRPEPGPPVTATVVDHFRIVHLAAVFVDGFESGDTGNWQP; encoded by the coding sequence ATGCGCCGCCGCTCTTTCGGCCTCCTCCTCCTCCTCCTGCTGACCACTCCGGCCCTGCCTGCCCAGTCCCTGACTGCAAAGTCCGACATCGTAGCTACGATCGTGCGCGGGCCCTACTTGCAGCGTACGGCGAGCGACTCGGCCGTGCTGCGCTGGCGCACCGACGCGGCAACCGACAGCTGGGCCGGTTGGGGCGAGGTTGCGGGGGTCTACGATCAAACGACGAGCGCGGTCCCTCGCGTGACGGAACATGCCGTCGAGCTCTCTGGTCTCACCGCGGGAACTCTCTACTACTACGCCGTCGGCACCACGCAGACGGTACTCGCGGGCGGCGATGCGGCGCACTCGCTGCGCACGGCGCCGTTGGCCGGCGACGGCGAGCCGCTCGCTCTCTGGGTGATCGGCGACTGCGGCGCGACGAGCCTGCCGCTGTGCGGCGGCGCGACGACGGCGAACGCCGCGCAGGTGCGCGACAGCTATGCTTTCTGGACCGACCACGCGACGCCCGACCTCTGGCTGATGCTCGGCGACAACGCCTACTGCTCGGGGACCGACGCGGAATTTCAAATGGCGGTCTTCGACGTCTATCCGGAGGAGCTCGCGACGGTCGCCGCCTGGCCGGTGTTCGGCAATCATGACGGGGTTTCGTCGGATTCGGCGACACAGACCGGCCCCTACTTCGACATGTTCTCGCTGCCTTCTGCCGCCGAGGCCGGCGGGGTCGCGAGCGCGACCGAGGCCTACTTCTCGTACGAGAGCGGCGACCTGCACGTCGTGCAGCTCGATTCGGCGGAGTCCGACTCGACTCCGGGGAGCCCGATGCTCGTCTGGCTCGCCGCGGACCTCGCGGCGAACGCGCGCCCCTGGACGATCGTCGCCTTCCATCATCCGCCGTACACGAAGGGGACGCACGACAGCGACAACCCGGCGGATTCGGGCGGCATCATGGAGCGGATGCGCGAGAACGTGCTGCCCATTCTCGAGGCGCACGGCGTCGATCTGGTGCTCACCGGGCACAGCCACGGCTACGAGCGCAGCTTTCTGATCGACGGCCACTACGGCCCGACCGGCACCTTCGTGCCAGCGACGATGCTGAAGCGCGGCGGCGACGGCGACCCGGCAGGCGACGGTCCGTACACCAAGGCGCCCGGCCCGCACGCCGGCACGGTCTACGTCGTCGCGGGCAACGGCAGCCGAGCCGAAGGCACCATCGCCCCCTGGCCGGCGCTCGCCGTGGGGCTGTCCGAGCTCGGCTCGCTCTCGATCGAGATCGCCGGCAACCAGATGGACGTCCGCATGCTCCGCCCGGAACCCGGCCCCCCCGTGACCGCCACAGTCGTCGACCACTTTCGCATCGTCCACCTCGCCGCCGTCTTCGTCGACGGCTTCGAGAGCGGCGATACCGGGAATTGGCAGCCGTAG
- a CDS encoding SDR family NAD(P)-dependent oxidoreductase has translation MKVVLLGATKGMGRALARRLAGRGDALYLLGRDETDLAAAVVDLETRRTPQKETIAHGYCDLELPDGFGAALDGAIAALGGLDIVIVTAGLFGTQDRLEADPKYRRRLLEVDFVRTVEFCEAARERLLARGGGTLCVFGSVAGDRGRKPVVLYGAAKAGLAAYLEGLDHRFHSQGLRVITVKPGFVRTGMTAGLAEPPFAGEADEVAARVVRAIDRGWPVVYAPPIWALVMLAVRNLPRGLMRRLGF, from the coding sequence ATGAAGGTCGTCCTCCTCGGCGCGACGAAGGGGATGGGGCGGGCGCTGGCGCGCCGACTCGCCGGCCGCGGCGACGCGCTGTACCTGCTCGGCCGCGATGAAACCGATCTCGCTGCCGCAGTCGTCGACCTCGAGACGCGCCGCACCCCGCAGAAGGAAACGATCGCTCACGGGTACTGCGATCTCGAGCTTCCGGACGGCTTCGGGGCGGCGCTCGACGGCGCGATCGCGGCGCTCGGTGGGCTCGACATCGTGATTGTCACCGCCGGGCTCTTCGGAACGCAGGACCGGCTCGAGGCCGATCCGAAATATCGTCGTCGCCTCCTCGAGGTCGACTTCGTGCGCACGGTCGAGTTCTGCGAGGCGGCCCGCGAGCGTCTGCTGGCGCGTGGCGGTGGCACGCTTTGCGTCTTCGGCTCGGTCGCCGGCGACCGCGGCCGGAAGCCGGTCGTGCTCTACGGTGCGGCGAAGGCGGGGCTTGCCGCTTACCTCGAAGGACTCGACCACCGCTTCCACTCGCAGGGATTGCGGGTCATCACGGTGAAGCCGGGCTTCGTGCGCACCGGCATGACCGCAGGGCTCGCCGAGCCACCGTTCGCCGGCGAGGCCGACGAGGTCGCCGCACGGGTGGTGCGTGCCATCGACAGGGGTTGGCCGGTGGTCTACGCGCCGCCGATCTGGGCGCTGGTGATGCTCGCGGTGCGGAATCTCCCCCGGGGCCTCATGCGCCGGCTCGGTTTCTAG
- a CDS encoding PQQ-dependent sugar dehydrogenase, whose translation MSTRALRIVLAVGLSLVAVALLTRAGRRAAREVVGGPAAIATGAEVRAAEVAAAGAPKAGSETDADAGVAGVHLAPVASGFDRPLFVTHAGDGSGRLFVVEQGGRIRIVRDGRILPEPFLDLSARLDSSSGERGLLGLAFAPDFATSRRFFVAHTTKTGEGPVVRIARYLAPLAPNAPHDPNTPASDPDRADPASESVVLDMADPAGNHNGGMIAFGPDGRLWAGTGDGGSGGDPWDNARNPASLLGKMLRIDVGAAAAAGAAAVEIWALGLRNPWRFSFDRATDEIWIGDVGQNAWEEIDVADSKRPAPLHFGWRTMEGFHCYDPRQGCDAKGLELPLYEYGHDAGCSVTGGYVYRGRAIPALVGKYLFSDYCTGTLWSLARDASGTASVSKLLQSQVQVSSFGEDEAGELYLCDHGGGRILRLEAKAR comes from the coding sequence ATGTCTACCCGAGCTCTGCGGATCGTGCTGGCGGTGGGGTTGTCGCTGGTGGCCGTTGCGCTGCTGACGCGCGCCGGGAGGCGGGCGGCGCGGGAGGTGGTCGGGGGGCCGGCGGCGATTGCGACGGGGGCCGAGGTTCGGGCTGCGGAGGTGGCTGCGGCGGGTGCCCCGAAGGCGGGATCGGAGACGGACGCGGACGCGGGCGTCGCAGGTGTTCACCTCGCTCCGGTGGCCTCGGGTTTCGATCGGCCGCTGTTCGTCACGCATGCCGGGGACGGCAGCGGGCGTCTCTTCGTCGTCGAGCAGGGCGGCAGGATCCGCATCGTGCGCGACGGCAGGATCCTGCCGGAGCCGTTTCTCGATCTCTCCGCGCGGCTCGACTCGAGCTCCGGCGAACGCGGACTCCTGGGGCTCGCCTTCGCGCCGGACTTCGCGACTTCGCGGCGATTCTTCGTGGCGCACACGACGAAGACAGGCGAGGGCCCGGTGGTGCGCATCGCGCGCTATCTGGCGCCGCTCGCTCCGAACGCTCCGCACGACCCGAACACCCCGGCGTCCGACCCGGACCGGGCGGATCCGGCCTCGGAGAGCGTCGTGCTGGACATGGCCGATCCGGCCGGCAACCACAACGGCGGCATGATCGCTTTCGGACCGGACGGCCGGCTCTGGGCCGGCACCGGCGATGGCGGAAGCGGCGGCGATCCGTGGGACAACGCGCGCAATCCGGCGTCCCTTCTCGGCAAGATGCTGCGCATCGACGTCGGAGCCGCCGCGGCTGCCGGCGCAGCAGCGGTCGAGATCTGGGCGCTCGGTCTGCGCAATCCCTGGCGCTTCAGCTTCGATCGCGCCACGGACGAGATCTGGATCGGCGACGTCGGCCAGAACGCCTGGGAGGAGATCGACGTCGCCGATTCGAAGCGGCCGGCGCCGCTCCACTTCGGCTGGCGGACGATGGAGGGCTTCCACTGCTACGACCCGCGCCAGGGCTGCGACGCCAAGGGACTGGAGCTGCCGCTCTACGAGTACGGCCACGACGCCGGCTGCTCGGTGACCGGCGGCTATGTCTACCGCGGCCGGGCGATTCCGGCGCTCGTCGGGAAGTATCTCTTCTCCGATTACTGCACCGGCACCCTCTGGTCGCTGGCGCGCGACGCGAGCGGCACGGCGAGCGTGAGCAAGCTCCTGCAGAGCCAGGTCCAGGTGAGCTCGTTCGGAGAGGACGAGGCGGGCGAGCTCTACCTCTGCGACCACGGTGGCGGGAGAATTCTGCGGCTGGAGGCAAAGGCTCGGTAA
- a CDS encoding DUF2007 domain-containing protein has translation MPLVAVLPPEAGDPSHRDLVTAFETGDPGLLAMAHSILDESGIPYLTQGEGIQDLFGVGRLGTGFSILTGPVHIQVERERESEVRALLGELKEDAAGDSDLEERDREPEV, from the coding sequence GTGCCGCTGGTCGCGGTGCTGCCGCCGGAGGCGGGCGATCCTTCGCATCGCGATCTGGTGACGGCGTTCGAGACCGGTGATCCGGGGCTGCTGGCGATGGCGCATTCGATTCTCGACGAGAGCGGGATCCCCTACCTCACCCAGGGGGAGGGAATCCAGGATCTCTTCGGAGTGGGTCGCCTCGGCACCGGGTTCAGCATCCTCACCGGACCGGTGCACATCCAGGTCGAACGGGAGCGCGAGTCCGAAGTGCGGGCGCTGCTCGGCGAGCTGAAGGAGGACGCCGCCGGCGATTCCGACCTCGAAGAGCGGGATCGCGAACCCGAGGTCTGA
- a CDS encoding alkaline phosphatase family protein, with protein sequence MLTVFALWLAALGLAADLSAQAAVPSVAPPAGVRTLYLVRHGAYDIDDPRDEAVGRSLLPIGVAQARLTGDRLRGLPFTFDAIVASPLTRARETAEVIATQLGGRALTIDPDLAECTPPTRRADIMAKEKPEELAACSAQLERVAARLLVPVSSGGGDRRELVVAHGNVIRWLVTRALAVDSEAWLGMSIGHASITVLSIDGKGMVRVLAVGDVGHLSPGLQTGAFGNRESWALDAPSAATSPVGSVLPAQPPITSTLPSPSPAPIVLVISFDGFRWDYPELHGAPALQALAAEGVRAESLVPSFPSKTYPNHYTLVTGLRPEHHGIIANTMWDPEWNAAFSLADRAAVEDGRWWEGEPIWVGVERAGRVTASSFWPGSEAAIGGVRPTYWGRYDETVADEKRVDEVLAWLDLPVEKRPRLITLYFDEPDSGGHRFGPASPQAAAAVAHVDSLLARLRAGVAARGLANAIDWIVVSDHGMTAVDPKRSIVLADFVDVAGVAIDDLSVFGLLRPQPGTEDALVRRLTGAHPHLHAARKGAMPERLHYRAHRRIPEVVVWADAGWTIFATRADLAAARAKPNPALGNHGYDPAERDMHGIFIAAGPSFKKGLTTPPLDNVDVYPLLTRLLRIPAAANDGNQKSTAAMLVEPMP encoded by the coding sequence TTGCTGACTGTGTTTGCCTTGTGGCTCGCAGCCTTGGGCCTGGCGGCGGATCTCAGCGCCCAGGCCGCGGTTCCTTCGGTCGCGCCCCCGGCCGGCGTGCGCACGCTCTATCTGGTCCGCCACGGCGCGTACGACATCGACGATCCGCGCGACGAGGCGGTGGGTCGGTCGCTGCTGCCGATCGGCGTCGCACAGGCGAGGCTCACCGGCGACCGGCTGCGTGGTCTGCCGTTCACCTTCGACGCGATCGTCGCCAGTCCACTCACCCGGGCACGCGAGACGGCCGAGGTGATCGCGACCCAGCTGGGCGGACGCGCGCTGACGATCGATCCCGACCTCGCCGAGTGCACGCCGCCGACCCGGCGCGCCGACATCATGGCGAAGGAGAAGCCGGAAGAGCTCGCCGCCTGCAGCGCGCAGCTCGAGCGCGTGGCGGCGCGGCTGCTGGTTCCGGTCTCTTCCGGAGGCGGCGATCGCCGCGAGCTCGTGGTCGCGCACGGCAACGTCATCCGCTGGCTGGTGACGCGCGCCCTCGCGGTCGACTCCGAGGCCTGGCTCGGCATGTCGATCGGCCACGCCAGCATCACCGTGCTCTCGATCGACGGCAAAGGCATGGTGCGCGTCCTCGCCGTCGGCGACGTCGGACATCTTTCTCCCGGACTGCAGACCGGCGCCTTCGGCAATCGCGAGAGTTGGGCTCTCGATGCTCCCTCAGCTGCGACGAGCCCCGTTGGGTCGGTTTTGCCGGCCCAGCCGCCGATCACTTCGACGCTTCCGTCCCCATCGCCCGCTCCCATCGTCCTCGTGATCTCGTTCGACGGTTTTCGCTGGGACTATCCCGAGCTCCATGGGGCGCCCGCGCTCCAGGCCCTCGCGGCAGAGGGAGTGCGCGCCGAATCGCTGGTGCCATCCTTTCCGTCGAAGACCTACCCCAACCACTACACGCTGGTCACGGGACTGCGCCCGGAGCATCACGGCATCATCGCCAACACGATGTGGGATCCGGAGTGGAACGCGGCCTTCTCGCTCGCCGATCGCGCGGCCGTCGAGGACGGCCGCTGGTGGGAGGGGGAGCCGATCTGGGTCGGCGTCGAGCGCGCCGGCCGGGTGACGGCCTCCTCCTTCTGGCCGGGGTCGGAGGCGGCGATCGGAGGTGTCCGGCCGACCTACTGGGGGCGCTACGACGAGACGGTCGCCGACGAGAAGCGCGTGGACGAAGTCCTCGCCTGGCTCGATCTTCCGGTCGAGAAGCGGCCGCGGCTGATCACGCTCTATTTCGACGAGCCCGATTCGGGTGGCCACCGCTTCGGTCCCGCCTCGCCGCAGGCGGCCGCCGCCGTGGCGCACGTCGACAGCCTGCTCGCCCGCCTGCGCGCCGGCGTCGCGGCGCGTGGACTCGCCAACGCGATCGACTGGATCGTGGTCTCCGATCACGGCATGACGGCAGTCGACCCCAAGCGCTCGATCGTCCTCGCCGACTTCGTCGATGTGGCCGGAGTCGCAATCGACGACCTCTCGGTCTTCGGCCTGCTCCGCCCGCAGCCGGGAACGGAGGATGCTCTGGTGCGCCGGCTGACCGGCGCGCACCCGCATCTGCACGCCGCGCGCAAGGGCGCCATGCCCGAACGGCTCCACTATCGCGCCCATCGCCGGATCCCGGAGGTCGTCGTCTGGGCCGACGCCGGCTGGACGATCTTCGCGACCCGCGCCGACCTCGCCGCAGCCCGAGCGAAGCCGAATCCTGCACTCGGCAACCACGGCTACGACCCGGCGGAGCGCGACATGCACGGCATCTTCATCGCAGCCGGCCCGTCGTTCAAGAAGGGACTCACCACGCCGCCGCTCGACAACGTCGACGTCTACCCCCTCCTCACCCGCCTGCTGCGGATCCCCGCCGCCGCCAACGACGGCAACCAGAAATCGACCGCGGCCATGCTCGTCGAGCCGATGCCGTAG
- a CDS encoding FAD-binding oxidoreductase, which yields MSSRRSAPVPQLSGWGRLPVPGREIRGEDLASVARGRPLTRGLGRSYGDASLPPAGALEVAGSVLADRLLAFDPESGVLRAQAGLALRELLRLFLPRGFWPPASPGTAFVTLGGMVAADVHGKSHHRDGTFGRHVRALRLLLADGRIVDCDRATHPELFRATLGGMGLTGHILEVELTLQRVPSMWILEERRRYDGLDELLAALRAAAGEWPYTVAWIDTLIPGKALGRGILFTGRWAEAGEAPLFPPPQRPRRRFPIDLPDWCLSPFVVRLFNAALFGTAPATPRRRVLSPEQFFYPLDVVEDWNRMYGRRGFTQYQCVLPEGERPGATRRFLELMIELGGASFLSVLKDLGAEGEGMLSFPRPGVTVAVDLPLRPGTAALVARLNRLVAEEGGRIYLAKDALTTAEDFARFEPRLPDFLAERARWDPEGLLGSALSDRLFAPGAAGSRSS from the coding sequence GTGTCTTCTCGCCGTTCCGCACCCGTGCCGCAGCTCTCCGGATGGGGCCGTTTGCCGGTGCCGGGGCGGGAGATCCGGGGCGAGGATCTGGCGTCGGTGGCGCGTGGGCGGCCGCTGACGCGCGGGCTGGGGCGCTCTTACGGCGACGCTTCGTTGCCGCCGGCCGGGGCGCTCGAGGTCGCCGGCTCGGTGCTCGCCGACCGGCTGCTCGCTTTCGATCCGGAGAGCGGTGTGCTGCGTGCCCAGGCCGGGCTCGCGCTGCGCGAGCTTCTGCGGCTCTTCCTGCCGCGCGGCTTCTGGCCGCCGGCGAGCCCGGGCACGGCGTTCGTCACTCTCGGCGGCATGGTCGCGGCCGACGTCCACGGCAAGAGCCATCATCGCGACGGCACGTTCGGGCGCCATGTCCGCGCCCTCCGCCTGCTGCTCGCCGATGGCCGCATCGTCGACTGCGATCGGGCGACGCATCCGGAGCTCTTCCGGGCGACCCTCGGCGGCATGGGCCTCACCGGGCACATCCTCGAGGTCGAGCTCACCCTGCAGCGCGTCCCTTCGATGTGGATCCTCGAGGAGCGCCGGCGCTACGACGGTCTCGACGAGCTGCTCGCTGCACTGCGGGCCGCGGCCGGCGAATGGCCCTACACGGTGGCCTGGATCGACACGCTGATCCCGGGCAAGGCGCTGGGGCGCGGCATCCTCTTCACCGGACGCTGGGCGGAGGCGGGCGAGGCGCCGCTCTTTCCGCCGCCGCAGCGGCCGCGGCGCCGTTTCCCGATCGATCTTCCGGACTGGTGCCTGTCGCCGTTCGTGGTCCGGCTGTTCAACGCCGCGCTCTTCGGCACGGCTCCCGCAACGCCCCGACGCCGCGTGCTTTCGCCCGAGCAGTTCTTCTACCCCCTCGACGTCGTCGAGGACTGGAACCGGATGTACGGCCGGCGCGGCTTCACGCAGTACCAGTGCGTCCTGCCCGAGGGCGAGCGCCCGGGGGCGACGCGGCGGTTCCTCGAACTGATGATCGAGCTCGGTGGGGCGTCGTTCCTGTCGGTGCTCAAGGACCTCGGCGCCGAAGGCGAGGGGATGCTGAGCTTTCCCCGTCCGGGGGTGACGGTGGCGGTCGATCTGCCGCTGCGTCCGGGCACCGCAGCCCTGGTGGCCCGTTTGAACCGGCTCGTCGCCGAGGAGGGCGGCCGGATCTACCTCGCCAAGGATGCACTCACCACCGCCGAGGACTTCGCCCGGTTCGAGCCGCGCCTGCCCGACTTCCTCGCGGAGCGCGCGCGCTGGGATCCGGAAGGCCTCCTCGGCAGTGCACTCTCCGATCGCCTTTTTGCTCCGGGTGCGGCAGGATCCCGATCGTCATGA
- a CDS encoding DUF86 domain-containing protein, which produces MQHDDLVYVGQMYDLGRKIESRLLQLDRAGFDADEDVRLALTHLIQTLGEAARRVSQAFRSVHRDIPWSEIIGMRHKIVHDYLSVNFDLVWDVSRHEIPRLLLQLHPLVTNPESR; this is translated from the coding sequence ATGCAGCATGACGATCTTGTCTACGTCGGGCAGATGTACGATCTCGGGCGAAAGATCGAAAGCCGCCTCCTGCAACTCGATCGTGCCGGCTTCGACGCGGACGAGGACGTTCGACTCGCTCTGACGCACCTGATTCAGACTCTGGGCGAGGCGGCGCGCCGGGTGTCCCAGGCTTTTCGATCCGTCCATCGCGACATCCCCTGGTCGGAGATCATCGGGATGCGGCACAAGATCGTGCATGACTACCTGAGCGTCAACTTCGATCTCGTCTGGGATGTCTCGCGCCATGAGATCCCTCGGTTGCTTTTGCAACTGCATCCCTTGGTGACGAACCCGGAGTCGCGCTGA